From Candidatus Acidulodesulfobacterium acidiphilum, the proteins below share one genomic window:
- a CDS encoding YchF/TatD family DNA exonuclease yields the protein MIDSHCHLEMHEFDGDLDGVLSRMSENGVTHAVSIGSLAQHERIDKTIEIINSYGNIFTTLGVHPKSPYRDIADIAEKFEKYYSGNKNKIVAVGEIGLDYFLPEASKEEIEEIKIKQKELFKFQLKIASSKGLPVIIHIRDAYENALEILKEYAKSSDGFFGGVIHCFSSSDKTTAEELIKMGFFISFSGNITYKKNEGLREVSKIIPSEKIIIETDSPFLAPQTFRGKRNEPSYVRFVLETVTAEKGAELKIMNDLTVQNTVNLFSLEGVDGFYPAVAYKIRNSVYVNLTNKCTNRCTFCPKYQGGKSNFCVQGYNLKLKKEPSVSEVLSSIFRYYDFKEVVFCGLGEPTLRIETLKKVASVIKKGTYRTDPADIKIRLDTDGLANAVYGRNIAAELENIIDSVSISLNAQSSEIYDAICDPKLASKGIKPYNAVIDFVKESKKYIKNVTVTAIDLPCVDIAFIENFAKNLGVNFKLRHYNNVG from the coding sequence ATGATAGATTCGCACTGCCACCTTGAAATGCATGAATTTGACGGAGACCTTGACGGCGTTTTGTCGAGAATGTCCGAAAACGGCGTAACGCATGCAGTTTCTATCGGTTCTTTAGCTCAGCACGAAAGAATCGATAAGACGATAGAAATAATTAATTCTTACGGCAATATATTTACTACTCTCGGCGTCCATCCAAAAAGCCCTTACCGAGATATTGCAGATATAGCGGAAAAGTTTGAAAAATATTATTCCGGCAATAAAAATAAAATAGTAGCGGTAGGAGAAATAGGATTAGATTATTTCCTGCCCGAAGCATCCAAAGAAGAAATAGAAGAAATTAAAATAAAACAGAAAGAACTTTTTAAATTTCAGCTTAAAATTGCCTCTTCCAAAGGCTTGCCGGTTATAATTCATATAAGAGACGCATATGAGAATGCATTAGAGATTTTAAAAGAATATGCGAAAAGTTCCGACGGTTTTTTCGGCGGAGTTATACACTGTTTTTCCTCTTCCGATAAGACGACTGCAGAAGAATTAATAAAAATGGGTTTTTTTATTTCATTTTCAGGAAATATAACATACAAAAAAAATGAAGGATTAAGGGAAGTATCTAAAATAATACCTTCCGAAAAAATTATAATAGAAACCGACAGCCCGTTTCTCGCGCCCCAAACTTTCAGAGGTAAAAGAAACGAGCCTTCTTACGTGCGCTTCGTTTTGGAAACCGTGACGGCTGAAAAAGGCGCGGAACTAAAAATAATGAACGATTTAACCGTCCAGAACACGGTAAATCTTTTTTCTCTTGAAGGCGTGGACGGATTTTACCCTGCAGTTGCATATAAAATAAGAAACTCGGTTTACGTAAATCTCACGAATAAATGCACAAACAGATGCACTTTCTGTCCTAAATATCAGGGCGGCAAAAGCAATTTCTGCGTGCAGGGGTACAATCTTAAACTTAAAAAAGAACCTTCCGTGAGCGAAGTTTTATCCTCTATTTTTCGTTATTACGATTTTAAAGAAGTAGTATTCTGCGGTCTCGGAGAACCTACCTTGCGCATAGAAACCTTAAAGAAAGTTGCCTCAGTAATTAAAAAAGGTACCTATAGAACCGATCCGGCGGATATAAAAATAAGGCTTGATACCGACGGACTTGCAAACGCGGTTTACGGACGCAACATAGCTGCAGAACTTGAAAATATTATAGATTCCGTAAGCATAAGCTTAAATGCGCAAAGTTCCGAAATATACGATGCTATATGCGATCCCAAACTTGCTTCAAAAGGAATAAAACCTTATAATGCCGTTATAGATTTTGTAAAAGAATCGAAAAAATATATTAAAAACGTGACCGTTACGGCAATAGACCTTCCGTGCGTCGATATAGC
- a CDS encoding AAA family ATPase — protein sequence MALNYNLSEIIGHKKQTDFLSGLYGSQRMPSGLLFYGQKNIGKNITALSFAASVLCGDYAENFQAAAASSSLNFCGKCPSCFSFLNGMNQNIFMVESSGNSIKIETIHQITSFLALKPQYPTHRFIIIDDASAMNPSASNALLKILEEPQEKTVFILITSNIGTLAPTIVSRCILLGFAPIADEILSGAVKLKYPDINDNKLKIFLKLARGSYSGFIKLIEGGYLEKRDFLINGIFEKLFSEFKKRGDIYGISAEFASKFMFQEKVSKSKNAKKKNGSIDTEVKVKDASADEDEEKTYIFELILFIFRDIYIYSLLKDEEILYNEDIAGEIKKFALESGVSPDDIRHMIETTVLYIEKINSYNLNKSISIDSYFSNLISA from the coding sequence ATGGCTTTAAACTATAATTTGTCCGAAATAATAGGGCATAAAAAACAGACGGATTTTTTAAGCGGACTTTACGGTTCGCAAAGGATGCCGTCGGGACTTTTGTTTTACGGACAAAAGAATATAGGAAAAAATATTACGGCGCTGTCCTTTGCCGCTTCGGTTTTATGCGGCGATTACGCAGAAAATTTTCAAGCAGCCGCCGCTTCTTCTTCCTTGAATTTTTGCGGTAAATGTCCGTCCTGTTTCTCTTTTTTAAACGGCATGAATCAAAATATTTTTATGGTCGAGTCGTCCGGAAATTCTATAAAGATAGAAACAATTCATCAAATTACGTCTTTTTTGGCTCTTAAACCTCAGTATCCGACCCACAGATTCATAATCATCGACGACGCTTCGGCTATGAACCCTTCGGCGTCTAACGCCCTCCTTAAGATACTTGAAGAACCGCAGGAAAAAACCGTTTTTATTCTTATAACGTCAAATATAGGCACGCTTGCGCCTACGATTGTATCGCGATGTATTTTGCTAGGTTTCGCTCCTATCGCCGATGAAATTTTATCCGGCGCTGTTAAATTAAAATATCCCGATATAAACGATAATAAGCTTAAGATTTTTTTAAAACTTGCCAGAGGAAGCTATTCAGGTTTTATAAAGCTGATAGAAGGCGGATATTTAGAAAAAAGAGATTTTTTGATTAACGGCATATTTGAAAAACTTTTTTCCGAATTTAAAAAAAGAGGAGATATTTACGGTATATCTGCAGAATTTGCTTCAAAATTTATGTTTCAGGAAAAGGTTTCCAAAAGCAAAAACGCGAAGAAAAAAAACGGTAGTATAGATACCGAAGTTAAAGTTAAAGATGCGTCTGCGGACGAAGATGAAGAAAAAACATATATTTTCGAGCTGATTTTATTTATATTTAGAGATATTTATATTTATAGTTTGTTAAAAGATGAAGAAATATTGTATAATGAAGACATTGCAGGAGAAATAAAAAAATTTGCTCTTGAAAGCGGAGTTTCTCCCGACGATATAAGGCATATGATTGAAACTACGGTTTTATATATAGAAAAAATAAACAGTTATAATTTAAATAAATCGATATCTATAGACTCGTACTTCTCAAACCTTATATCCGCTTGA
- a CDS encoding stage 0 sporulation family protein, with the protein MRTVEVKIFNTGDTIECISKISNLIPEDKVVIDLDGNIRIGTVAGETKVFTEDAAVLTQKPSSFIIRKLFPFETGDKFIYYKTEKEGYFFCKKNAEQLGLRMKLLKVKYAVADNKLIFYYSAEERVDFRELVKILASKFHIRIEMRQINIRDECKILGGIGICGRICCCTSVIGEMNPVTSKITKLQCQNTSKFVGYCGRLLCCLAFDPPTEDECCVGEKQPLEK; encoded by the coding sequence ATGAGAACCGTAGAAGTAAAAATATTTAATACAGGCGATACTATAGAGTGTATTTCCAAAATTTCAAATCTTATACCCGAAGATAAGGTGGTAATAGATTTGGATGGAAATATTCGCATAGGAACCGTAGCAGGAGAAACTAAAGTATTTACGGAAGATGCCGCCGTCTTAACGCAGAAACCGTCTTCTTTCATAATAAGAAAACTTTTTCCTTTCGAAACGGGCGATAAATTCATATACTATAAAACGGAAAAAGAAGGCTACTTTTTTTGTAAAAAAAATGCGGAACAGCTAGGTTTGAGAATGAAACTGCTGAAAGTCAAATATGCCGTCGCCGACAATAAATTGATATTTTATTACAGCGCCGAGGAAAGAGTAGATTTTAGGGAATTAGTTAAGATTCTGGCTTCCAAATTTCACATAAGAATAGAAATGCGCCAGATTAATATTCGCGACGAATGTAAAATATTGGGCGGAATCGGCATTTGCGGAAGAATTTGTTGCTGCACCTCCGTAATAGGCGAAATGAATCCTGTAACTTCTAAAATTACCAAACTGCAGTGCCAAAATACAAGTAAATTTGTCGGTTATTGCGGACGGCTTCTATGCTGTTTAGCTTTCGACCCGCCTACGGAAGACGAATGCTGCGTAGGCGAAAAGCAGCCTTTGGAAAAATAG
- the metG gene encoding methionine--tRNA ligase, which produces MKNDYFYVTTPIYYVNDKPHIGHAYSTIIADTIARFKRLCGYKTFFLTGTDEHGLKIEKEADSRGITPKQLADSVHIKFKELFNAIGISYDRFIRTTDEDHIRTVRIAFKKMEANGDIYLSEYEGWYCTPCETFLTEKSLLDGEKCPQCGRTTSKVKEKTYYLKLKKYEKRLLDYIENNPGFIKPDFRRNEVLSFIKEGLEDLSISRMSFKWGIPVPDDEKHVIYVWFDALVNYLTGIGYEDYLNGKNPDFENFFKTANHIVGKDILRFHAVYWPIMLFSLGLEPPKSVTAHGWWLTEGRKMSKSTGNAVDPISLIETYGSDPLRFYLLSEITLGLDGDFNTDNFILRYNSALANDLGNLVSRTAAMLNKYTGGNVPGRNSAFEDGGVLNTASDILKKLDERYEEYDFAKILEDVFKFINILNKYINDSAPWKLNADDPEQKRKLLNILRTASVSIYYISYLIYPFMPETSRKINAIFNIAPFDAQGFSAGADSIADVCAGLFKDGLRIAEKTEIMFPKINTDKNIKK; this is translated from the coding sequence ATGAAGAACGATTATTTTTACGTTACCACTCCTATTTATTACGTAAACGATAAACCGCATATAGGACACGCATATTCTACTATAATAGCCGATACTATTGCCAGGTTTAAAAGATTATGCGGATATAAAACGTTTTTTTTAACGGGAACGGACGAGCATGGTTTAAAAATAGAAAAAGAAGCCGATTCAAGGGGAATAACGCCCAAACAGCTTGCCGATTCCGTTCATATAAAATTTAAAGAACTTTTTAACGCTATAGGAATATCTTACGACAGATTCATCAGAACTACGGATGAAGACCATATAAGAACTGTAAGGATTGCGTTTAAAAAAATGGAGGCAAACGGAGACATATATCTTTCAGAATATGAAGGGTGGTACTGCACTCCTTGCGAGACTTTTCTTACGGAAAAGTCGCTTTTAGACGGCGAAAAATGTCCCCAGTGCGGAAGGACTACTTCAAAAGTAAAAGAAAAAACCTATTATTTAAAATTAAAAAAATATGAAAAACGGCTACTTGATTATATAGAAAATAATCCAGGCTTTATAAAGCCTGATTTTAGAAGAAACGAAGTTTTATCTTTTATCAAGGAGGGTTTGGAAGATTTAAGCATTTCGAGAATGTCTTTTAAATGGGGGATTCCCGTTCCCGACGACGAAAAGCACGTTATATACGTCTGGTTCGACGCTCTTGTAAACTATCTTACGGGAATAGGATACGAAGACTATCTTAACGGTAAAAATCCTGATTTTGAGAATTTTTTTAAAACGGCTAATCATATAGTCGGCAAAGATATATTAAGGTTTCATGCAGTTTACTGGCCTATTATGCTTTTCTCTCTCGGACTAGAACCGCCGAAGTCGGTTACCGCCCACGGCTGGTGGCTGACCGAAGGCAGAAAAATGTCTAAATCTACAGGAAACGCGGTTGACCCGATATCTTTAATAGAAACATACGGTTCAGATCCTCTACGTTTTTATCTTTTGAGCGAAATTACGCTCGGCTTGGACGGAGATTTTAATACCGATAATTTTATACTTAGGTACAATTCCGCTCTTGCGAACGACCTTGGAAACTTAGTTTCGAGAACCGCCGCAATGCTCAATAAATATACCGGAGGGAATGTTCCCGGAAGAAATTCGGCGTTCGAAGACGGCGGCGTATTAAATACTGCCTCAGATATATTAAAAAAATTAGACGAAAGATACGAAGAATATGATTTTGCTAAAATATTGGAAGACGTATTTAAATTTATAAATATATTAAATAAATATATCAACGATTCTGCGCCCTGGAAATTAAACGCCGACGATCCGGAACAAAAAAGAAAATTACTGAATATACTAAGAACGGCTTCCGTTTCCATTTATTATATTTCTTATCTGATATATCCTTTTATGCCGGAAACTTCGCGAAAAATTAATGCTATATTTAATATCGCTCCTTTCGACGCTCAGGGGTTTTCGGCTGGAGCCGACAGTATTGCGGACGTATGCGCCGGCTTGTTTAAAGACGGATTGCGTATAGCCGAAAAAACCGAAATTATGTTCCCAAAAATAAATACCGATAAAAATATTAAAAAATAA